The DNA sequence CGAACCGGTGACCGGCGGGAACTCCGGCCCGTCGCCGATCGTTCACCAGACAGAGCGCAGTACCCTGGCGTTCGCAAGCGACCGACGACAGCACGAGGCTTCAGTGACCACCGACCCGGCGGCCGAGGACGCTTCCCTGCGTGAGGCAGCCGACGAGCTCGCCGTCGCCGGGCAGCTCCCGCGGTTCCTCCTGATGTACAAGTTCGCCATCGAAGAGCTGATGACGAAGCTGCGGATCCTCAGCGAGGAGTTCGACTTCGTCCACCAGCACGACCCGATCGAGCACATCACCAGCCGGGTCAAGCGGCCCGAAGCCATCAAGGAAAAGGTGCACCGCCGCGGCCTCGGCACCGACTGGGTGTCCGCCGCCGGCGCGCTCGACGACATCGCCGGGATCCGCGTCGTGTGCCCGTTCGTGTCCGACGTCTACGAAGTCGCCCGGATGCTCACCGCGCAGGACGACGTCGAACTGCTGCGCACCAAGGACTACATCGCCCAACCCAAGGCGAACGGCTACCGCAGCCTGCACCTCATCGTCCGCATCCCGGTGTTCCTGTCGGACCGCGTCGAGAAGGTCAAGGTCGAGGTGCAGCTGCGCACCATCGCGATGGACTTCTGGGCGGCCGTCGAGCACAAGCTGTCGTACAAGTACCGCGACAGCGTCCCGCCGGACTTCGCGGGCGAGCTGTCGGCGGCGGCCAGGACGGCGGCCGACCTCGACGCGCGGATGGCCGCGCTGCACGAACGGATCCGCTAGAGCTCGCTCAGGGCGTCGAGCAGGATCCGCAGCCCGAACTCGAACTCCGCTTCGTGGTCGCACACCGCGAGGTACGGTGCCGCCGCGGAAACGGCGGGCAGCCCGGAACCCCGCAGGTCCGCGAGCCGGCGGCGGGCGCCGTCGGGATCGGCGCCGCTGAACGTCGGCGCGGCCTCGACCTCCCGCATCAGCGTGCCGATCAGGAACGCCAGCACCGCCCGCAGCCCGTGCACCGCGCGCTCCGGCGGGAACCCCGCCGCGAGCAGCGGTCCGAGCACGGCCTCGACCGGCGCCAGCGCCGTCATCGACGCGAGCTGGCGGGTGAGCACGAGCGGCGCCGCGCGCGGGTGGTCGAGCATCGCGGCCCGGAAACCGTGCGCCAGCGCGGACATCGTCTCCCGCAGGTCCCCGGACGGGGGTGCCGGGATCGCGGCCAGCAGCACCTCGGCGACGCCGTCGAGCAGCGCGTCCTTGCCGTCGACGTGGTTGTACAGGCTCATCGGGTCGACGCCGAGCCGGCGCGCGAGCTTGCGCATGCTGACGGCGTCCAGGCCCTCTTCGTCGACCAGGGCGAGTGCCTCGTGCAGGATCCGGTCCCGGGACAGTCCACCGAGGTCCTTGGGCGGACGCCCGCGCCGGGTCGTCACGCGGCGAGCACCGCGGGCAGGTTTTCGTAGCCGCGCAGGATCCGCGTCGACCGGCGGCGGCCGCCGGGCAGCACGCGCAGGCCGGGGAACCGCTCGAAGATCGTGCGCAACCCGATCTCGCCCTCCATGCGCGCCAGCGAGGCGCCGAGGCAGTGGTGGCGGCCGGCGCCGAACGCCACGTGGTCGCGCGCCCGCTCCCGGGTGACGTCGAAGACCGCCGGGTCGGCGAACACGCCGGGGTCGCGGTTCGCGCCGGCCAGCACGGTGGTCACCAGCGCGCCGCGCGGCAGCGGAACGCCGGCGACCTCGGTCGCGCGAGTCGCGAGGCGCCCGGTCAGCAGTACCGGCGGGTCGTAGCGGAGCACTTCTTCGACGGCGTTGCCCCACAGCTCGGGACGTTCGCGCAGCACGGCGAGCTGCGCGGGGTCGCCGGCGAGCAGTGCGATGCCGCTGCCGAGCAGGTTGACCGTCGTCTCGAACCCGGCCGCCAGCACCAGGCCCGCGGTCGACTTCAGCTCCGTCTCGGTGAGGCCGACTCCGTCGTCCCGGGCCGCGACGAGCTTGCTGAACAGGTCCTTGCCGGGGTGCCGGCGCAGGTGGTCGAGGTGCTCGCCGAGCCAGGTGTCGAACTCGCCCAGCGCGGTCTCGACGTGGCGGAAGGTCCGCCAGCCCAGGCCGAGGTCGAGGCTGGGCGCGGCCGCCGAGCCCAGGGCCAGCACCTTCCCGAGGTCGGACGGCGGCACGCCGAGGATCTCGCTGATGACGGTCACCGGCAGCAGCCCGCAGTAGGACTCGACGAGGTCGAGCGGGCGGCCGGGGTCGAGCTCGTCGAGCAGGCCGTCGGCGATCTCCTGCACGCGCCCGCGCAGCTGCTCGACGGCGCGCGCGGTGAACACGCCGGTGACGAGCTTGCGGTAGCGGGTGTGCTCGGGCGGGTTGACGGCGAGCAGCGACGGCGGCCGCACCGGGTGCAGGTGCTCGCCCGCCGACCACTCGACCAGCCGGCCGAGCGGCGAGCCGTCGGCGCCGATGACGCCGACGCGGAAGTCGTCGCTGGAGAGCACTTCCCGGACCGCGGCGTGCGTGGTGGTCATCCAGCCGAACCGGGTGCGCGCCAGCGGGCCGGCGGCGCGGATCTCCTCGAACAGCCCGGTCAGGTCCCGCCCGTCGGCGGCCGCGACGACCATCCGCCCTTGCAGGTCCCCGCGCCTGGCCTCGCGGCGCAGCACGGTCCGGGGCAGCGCGTGCCCGAGGCTCCACCGGACGACGGGTTTCGCGCGGGCCAGAGCTCCTTCGAGCACGGCTTCCCCCTTCTTTCGGCGTGCCTACAGTGTAGGTTATCGTCGAATACCTACGCCGTAGATACAGGAGTCGTCATGCCGCCGCGGATCCCCGCCCCCGAGGTCCTCGCGGCCCGGCAGAAGCTGGTGCTCGACCACTTCCGCGACGAGGTCGCCCAGGACTGGGACGCGACGCTGTCGACGTTCCCGCACCCGCACTACGAGGTCATCGCGACGATGACGGTCCACGACGGCGACGACGCGGTCCGCGGCTACTACCACGACACGCGCACGGCGTTCCCCGACCAGCACCACGAGCTGATCGCGCTGCGCCACAGCGCGGACGCGGTCGTCGTGGAGTTCTGGCTGCTGGGTACGCACCTCGGTCCGCTGGGCCCGGTCCCGGCGACGGGTTCGCGGTTCCGGGTGCGGATGACGGCTTACTTCGTGTTCGACGCGGAGGAAAAGCTGGTCTGCGAGCGGATCTACTTCGACACGCTGTCGATGCTCAAGCAGCTGGTCGGCGGGGTGGACAAGAAGAAGCCGAAGAACTGGCTGCTGCTGGCGCGGGTCGCGCGGGGGTTCCTGAAGATGTCGGGCGGGGAGCCGGATCCGCGGCTGGTGAACACCGTGGAGCCGCAGTTCTAACCGGGTTGTCCGGACCTGACCGGCGCCAGCAGCACGCCCAGCGCGAGCAGCTCCGTCAGCGCCATCCCGCGTTCCACCAGCCCGAGCGGGATCAGCGTCCACCACCGGCCGCCCTCGGTCGCGGCCACCACCACCGCGCCCAGGATCACCGCGAACCAGCCCAGGGACAGGATCGCCAGCACGCGCGCCAGCCGGCGCCGTCCCGGTGACGCGGGGAACGCCGCCCGCGCCGCCACCAGCACCGCCAGTGGCAACGCCACGAACGCCACCACGCTCGCGATCCGGTGCAGCGTCCCGCCGAAGTCGGCGCGGGAGACCGTGGCCCAGTCCGGCTTCGGGAACGCCACGATGACCAGCAACCCGACCGTCCACAATGTACCCAAGATCGCCGCGGGTGCGGGGAGCCGGCGCTGCCTGCCCAGCACCGCCAGGCCCGCGGCCGAGCCGAGGGCGACCAGGACCACCGCGAGGTCGAACACCCACTTGTGGTCCGACAAGCCGTACTCGCTGATCGTGCGGCGGGTCGGGCTGATCGCGTCGGTCGGCGGGATGACCTGCAGCAACAGCACCAGGCCGGCGCCGATCGCCAGCGCGGCCAGACCGCTGAGCGAGATCGCGACCGACACCCGTCGCGCAGGGACCGTGACCATGGACCGACAGTAGCCGACCACCGGTTGAACTCCCGGTGAAAAGGTCCTTCCGGGCAGCCGGACGGGCTGAACGCTGTACGACTTACGGCGGTTACCGCAGCCGGATTTCCTCCATTATGGTCACTCGCTACCGGTACGTCCGCCGTGCCGTGCCCTCGCTCAAGGAGGTCTTTTCCTGTGGGGAATTCACCAAGACGGCTGGTGCTGCTGGCTTCGGCCGTCGCGCTGGCCGGAACGTTCGTCGCGCTACCCGCCGGTACCGCCGGCGCGGCGCAGAACATCCTGCGCGCCGACAAGTCCGTACCCCGCTCGTGCTTCGCGAAAGTGCTGCCCAAGGGTACCGCGGGCACCGATCGCCGCGAGCTGACGTCCACCGTGGACGGTCTCGTCCAGGCCCGCCTCAAGGCCACCCCGGGCACCGAAGGCGACTGGGACGTCGCCGTTTTCGACAAGGCCACCGGCGCCGTGGTCGCCGCTTCGACGGCGTTGCGCACCCACGAACTCGCCGAGAGCTTCGTGAAGAAAGGCCAGCAGCTCGTCGTGCAGGGCTGCCGCTACGGCGGCTCGGCCGGGCAGGCCCAGCTCGGCGTCGACTTCCTCGCGCTGACCCCGCAGGGCACGCCGACCGGGACCGCGACCGCGTCCCAGCGCGCGGAGCTCGTCCGCGTCGAAACGCCGACGCGCGCCGACAAGAACAAGCTCACCGGCCTCGGCCTCGACGTCACCGAGAAGGGCGACGCGACCGGCGTCGAGGTGGTGCTGGCGAACGACGCCGACCGCAAGACGCTCAAGGACAGCGGCTTCAAGTCGAAGGTGCTCGAGGCGGACCTGTCGGCCAAGTCGGTCCAGGACGCCAAGACCGACCGCGAGTACGCCGCCAAGACCGCCGCTTCCGCGCTGCCGTCCGGGCGGACCAGCTACCGGCACCTCTACGAGTACAACTACGAGCTCAAGGAGCTCGCCCGCAAGAACCCGAACCTGGTCTCGGCGTTCACCATGCCGGAATCGACGTGGGAAGGCCGCGACGTCGTCGGCGTCGAAATCGCCACCGACGTCAAGAACGTGACCGACGGCAAGCCCGTCAACTTCACCATGGGCGTGCACCACGCCCGGGAGTGGCCGGCCGCCGAGCACGTCATCGAGTGGGCGTACGAGCTGGTCAACGGCTACTCGCGCGACGCCGCCATCCGCGGGCTGGTGAGCAAGACGCGCAACATCATCGTGCCGATCGTCAACCCGGACGGCTTCGAGATCTCCCGCGAGGCCGAGCCGAAGGGTGACTTCACCCGGTTCGACTACGAGATGAAGCGCAAGAACTGCAACGTCAACGACTCGCCGCCGCAGTTCGCGACCGGCGTGTGCAAGGCGAACCCGGGCGGGCGCGTCCGCGGCACCGACCCGAACCGCAACTACGGCGGCTTCTGGGGCGGCAACGGCGCCGAGCTGTCCTGGAGCGGCGACACCTTCCGCGGGTCCGCGCCGTTCAGCGAGCCCGAGGTGCGCAACGTGCGCTCGATCGTGTCGTCGCGCCAGGTCACGAACCTGATCACGATGCACACCGTCGCCGCGCTGGTGCTGCGCCCGCCGGGCGTGGCGGACGTCCGCCCGCCGCTGGAGGAACCGCAGTACAAGGCCCTCGGCGACAAGCTGGCCTCGCGCAACGGTTACACCAGCGAGCCGAGCTGGGCGCTCTACGACACCACCGGCACCACCGAGGACTGGTCGTACTGGGCCACCGGCGGCTGGGGCTTCACCATCGAGGTCGGCGGCAACGGCTTCCACGGGCCCTACGCCGACAGCGTCGTGGCGGAGTACCAGGGCCTGGCCCCCGCGGCCGGTGCCGGCAAGGGCGGCAACCGGCAGGCGTTCCTGGACATGCTGGGCAACGCGGCCGACCCGCAGCAGCACTCCACGCTGATCGGATCGGCGCCGAAGGGCTACCAGCTCAAGCTGCACAAGACGTTCCAGACGCCGACGTCGCCGGTGATCCAGCCCGACGGCTCCACCAAGCCGCCGATCTACTACACCGACGACCTGAACTCGAAGTTCACCGCGTCCGGCGGGCGCTTCGCCTGGTCGGTCAACCCGTCGACGCGGCCCTACGTGGCCGGCCGCTACGGGCGCGACCCGCAGGGCCCGGCGCAGCAGGGCTTCGCGGTCGCCAACCCGGCCGGGGTGCCGCCGATCAACCAGAACTACCCGGCCGACCCGGCGGGTGACTCGTTCACCTTCCACGTCGACGGCCTGCCGAAGGTCGACAACGGGAAGTTCAGCGTCAACATCAACTGGGCGAACACCGCGACCGACTGGGACCTGTTCATCTACGACTCGGCGGGCAACCTGGTCAGCTCGTCGGCGAACGGCGGCACGACGTCCGAGCACGCCGTGCTGTTCGACCCGCCGGCCGGCGACTACAAGGCCGTGGTGGTCAACTACGACCAGGCCGACCCGAACGCCGTCGACGACTGGACCGGGGACGTGTCGTTCTCGTCGCCGATCCCGCCGACGTACGGGACGAAGGAGGCCTACCAGCTGACGTGCTCGTCGCCGAACGGCAAGCTCGTCGGCGTGGCGGACGTCTTCGCCGACCGCGGCCAGACGGTCGACGTCGGTGAGGTCTGCACCCGGTCCGCGCACGCGCAGAAGCAGCGCGCTTCGGGCGGGGTCCGGTAGTTCCCGCTTGTTCGTGAAGGCCTCCTCGCACGTCGCGGGGAGGCCTTCACGGCGTTGCGGCGAGGGTGACGCCCAGGACGACGAGGATCGTGCCCACGACGCGGTTGAGGGCCGGTTTCGCGCGGGCGTACCAGCGCTGGGTGGCGGGGGAGGAGAACAGCAGGGCGACGCCCAGGTGCCAAGCGGCCGACGCGGCGACGATCAGCGCGACGGCGGCGGCCTTGACGGCGGTGGGCTCGGTGGGCGGCAGGGCCGCGGTGAGGACGCTGCCGAAGAACGCCGCGGCTTTCGGGTTGGTGAGGTTGCTGACGACGCCGCGGCGGAACGCGTTGCCGCGGGCTTCGGGTGGGGCGGATTCCGGGGCCTTGGCGGTCAGCCACAGGCGGATACCGAGCCAAGCCAGGTAGGCGCCGCAGCCGATGCGGAGGGCGGTGGCCAGCCAGGGGTGGTGGGCGAGGACGGTGCCCAGCCCGAAGACGGCGACGGCGGCCAGGAGCCCGCCCGCGGCGACGACCCCGAGCGCGACGGCGAGTGCGGCTCTGCGGGTTCCGGCGGCCGCGGTGTGGGCGATGAGGACGAAGTTGGGGCCGGGGGAGATCGCGGCCGGCAGGTAGGCGAGCAGGACGGTGCCGAGCGTGGCGGCGGGGCTCACGATGCCGGTTCGCCGGGGCCGGCCGCGGAGGTCTTGAATGAGTCATTCAAGACGTTCACGCCGCGCGGCCGCCTCCGCCGACGACCTGGTCGCGGACCGCCCGCAGCGCTTGGTGGTCCACAGTGGACGGATCGGCCGCCAGCCATTCGCCGATCTCGTGGAGGAACTCCTCGGGGGTCATCGGCGCCGCCGCCCAGTCGCCGGGGTCGGCCGTGGTCAGGTCGCCGCTGCGGCTCGGGTACACGATCATCGCGCCGCGCAGGGCCACCCCCGGCAGCAGGTCGCGGTAGGCCGCGAGGCTCTCGGCGAGCCGGCTCCCGCCGCCGCGGAACGGCCTCCCGTTGCGCAGCAGGCGCCCGTCTTCGGCGGTTTCGTAGTGGCCCGGCAGCCAGAGCTTGGACTCGATGAGCACCAGGCGCTTGCCGCACAGCACCGCGTGGTCGACGTCGGCGAACACCGAGCCCGGCCAGGCGAGGCCGTGGAAGATGCGGGCGCCGGGGAGGCGGGTCAGGTAGGCCTCGAGCAGCTCGGCCGTCAGGCGCTCGGCCAGCTCGTCGCGCTCGGTGCCCGGCGCGCCGAAGACGGTGCGGCCGCCGAACTCCTCGGCGTAGGCCTCGCGGGCCCGCCTGGCGCGCAGGTAGCCGCGTGCCAGCCGCTGGACGAGCAGTGCCGTGCCCGCGGTCAGCAGCAGCCACACGACGAGCACCGGCGGCGAGAACCCGACCCCGGTGACCAGCGGCAGCAGCACGAGCACCATCCCGGCCACCGCGGCGACGACCGGCGTGTGCCCCGGCCCGCGGCGGCGGCCGTGCCGCATCCGGGTGTCCTCGCCGGCGAAGTGCCACCAGCTCAGGTCTTCGGCGTCCAGGTCGGGCAGGTCGGGGACGAACCCGGGCTCGTCGCCGAAGCGGCGCCGGGGCCGCGGGCGGACCGGGACGGGCACCACGGTGGCGCCGCCGGAGTCGTAGCGGGCGCGGCTGACGGGGTCGCTCAGGACGTCGTAGGCCTCGCGCAGCAGCCGGAACGTGCCGACGGTGCCGCCGCCGTCCGGGTGCATGGTCTTGGCCAGCCTGCGGTAGGCCGTTTTGACGTCGGACGCCGTCGCGTCCCGGCGGACGCCGAGCACCTCGTAGTAGTCGACCTCGGGCACGCTGGCGTTCACCTCCGGATGGCTGCGCGAAGACTTTATGGGGTCGGGTTCCGGCCCCGGCCACCGCCTCCGCGGCACGCCAGGGTGATGGTCCTGCGGGCCAGGTCAGGGCCGTGTCCGGAGTTTTACCGCTGTTGGCCGGACGCGGTCCGCAGCGGGGGTCCGGGCGCGTGACGGGCCGCCGTCCGGTCCCGGGAGCGCGTTTGTGGTGCTCTGTAACTGTCCATTGAGGACTGAATGTCGCCCGGAAGTGTTGTAACGGGCGGGAAAGCCGGGGTTCTGGTGACTTTTCGTGGTCGGAATTCACCTGAACAGACGCGAACACGTGTTCGATTGATCGGCTAAGATCGTGTCATGTCCTCGACACCCCACAGACGTGACGGGCCCACCGCCACCCCACCTCGGCAGCGGGCCCGTCACCCCCGTCAGCGCTCGCGCAGCAGGAACCGCTGGAGCTTCCCGCTGGCGTTGCGCGGCAGCGCGTCGACGAACCGCACCCGGCGCGGGTACTTGTACGGCGCCGCAACGGCTTTGGCGTGCTCCTGCAGCGCGTGCACCATGTCCGCGCCC is a window from the Amycolatopsis sp. cg9 genome containing:
- a CDS encoding GTP pyrophosphokinase family protein — its product is MTTDPAAEDASLREAADELAVAGQLPRFLLMYKFAIEELMTKLRILSEEFDFVHQHDPIEHITSRVKRPEAIKEKVHRRGLGTDWVSAAGALDDIAGIRVVCPFVSDVYEVARMLTAQDDVELLRTKDYIAQPKANGYRSLHLIVRIPVFLSDRVEKVKVEVQLRTIAMDFWAAVEHKLSYKYRDSVPPDFAGELSAAARTAADLDARMAALHERIR
- a CDS encoding TetR/AcrR family transcriptional regulator C-terminal domain-containing protein; the encoded protein is MTTRRGRPPKDLGGLSRDRILHEALALVDEEGLDAVSMRKLARRLGVDPMSLYNHVDGKDALLDGVAEVLLAAIPAPPSGDLRETMSALAHGFRAAMLDHPRAAPLVLTRQLASMTALAPVEAVLGPLLAAGFPPERAVHGLRAVLAFLIGTLMREVEAAPTFSGADPDGARRRLADLRGSGLPAVSAAAPYLAVCDHEAEFEFGLRILLDALSEL
- a CDS encoding cytochrome P450, encoding MLEGALARAKPVVRWSLGHALPRTVLRREARRGDLQGRMVVAAADGRDLTGLFEEIRAAGPLARTRFGWMTTTHAAVREVLSSDDFRVGVIGADGSPLGRLVEWSAGEHLHPVRPPSLLAVNPPEHTRYRKLVTGVFTARAVEQLRGRVQEIADGLLDELDPGRPLDLVESYCGLLPVTVISEILGVPPSDLGKVLALGSAAAPSLDLGLGWRTFRHVETALGEFDTWLGEHLDHLRRHPGKDLFSKLVAARDDGVGLTETELKSTAGLVLAAGFETTVNLLGSGIALLAGDPAQLAVLRERPELWGNAVEEVLRYDPPVLLTGRLATRATEVAGVPLPRGALVTTVLAGANRDPGVFADPAVFDVTRERARDHVAFGAGRHHCLGASLARMEGEIGLRTIFERFPGLRVLPGGRRRSTRILRGYENLPAVLAA
- a CDS encoding ester cyclase — encoded protein: MPPRIPAPEVLAARQKLVLDHFRDEVAQDWDATLSTFPHPHYEVIATMTVHDGDDAVRGYYHDTRTAFPDQHHELIALRHSADAVVVEFWLLGTHLGPLGPVPATGSRFRVRMTAYFVFDAEEKLVCERIYFDTLSMLKQLVGGVDKKKPKNWLLLARVARGFLKMSGGEPDPRLVNTVEPQF
- a CDS encoding DUF998 domain-containing protein — its product is MVTVPARRVSVAISLSGLAALAIGAGLVLLLQVIPPTDAISPTRRTISEYGLSDHKWVFDLAVVLVALGSAAGLAVLGRQRRLPAPAAILGTLWTVGLLVIVAFPKPDWATVSRADFGGTLHRIASVVAFVALPLAVLVAARAAFPASPGRRRLARVLAILSLGWFAVILGAVVVAATEGGRWWTLIPLGLVERGMALTELLALGVLLAPVRSGQPG
- a CDS encoding M14 family zinc carboxypeptidase — encoded protein: MLLASAVALAGTFVALPAGTAGAAQNILRADKSVPRSCFAKVLPKGTAGTDRRELTSTVDGLVQARLKATPGTEGDWDVAVFDKATGAVVAASTALRTHELAESFVKKGQQLVVQGCRYGGSAGQAQLGVDFLALTPQGTPTGTATASQRAELVRVETPTRADKNKLTGLGLDVTEKGDATGVEVVLANDADRKTLKDSGFKSKVLEADLSAKSVQDAKTDREYAAKTAASALPSGRTSYRHLYEYNYELKELARKNPNLVSAFTMPESTWEGRDVVGVEIATDVKNVTDGKPVNFTMGVHHAREWPAAEHVIEWAYELVNGYSRDAAIRGLVSKTRNIIVPIVNPDGFEISREAEPKGDFTRFDYEMKRKNCNVNDSPPQFATGVCKANPGGRVRGTDPNRNYGGFWGGNGAELSWSGDTFRGSAPFSEPEVRNVRSIVSSRQVTNLITMHTVAALVLRPPGVADVRPPLEEPQYKALGDKLASRNGYTSEPSWALYDTTGTTEDWSYWATGGWGFTIEVGGNGFHGPYADSVVAEYQGLAPAAGAGKGGNRQAFLDMLGNAADPQQHSTLIGSAPKGYQLKLHKTFQTPTSPVIQPDGSTKPPIYYTDDLNSKFTASGGRFAWSVNPSTRPYVAGRYGRDPQGPAQQGFAVANPAGVPPINQNYPADPAGDSFTFHVDGLPKVDNGKFSVNINWANTATDWDLFIYDSAGNLVSSSANGGTTSEHAVLFDPPAGDYKAVVVNYDQADPNAVDDWTGDVSFSSPIPPTYGTKEAYQLTCSSPNGKLVGVADVFADRGQTVDVGEVCTRSAHAQKQRASGGVR
- a CDS encoding LysE family translocator encodes the protein MSPAATLGTVLLAYLPAAISPGPNFVLIAHTAAAGTRRAALAVALGVVAAGGLLAAVAVFGLGTVLAHHPWLATALRIGCGAYLAWLGIRLWLTAKAPESAPPEARGNAFRRGVVSNLTNPKAAAFFGSVLTAALPPTEPTAVKAAAVALIVAASAAWHLGVALLFSSPATQRWYARAKPALNRVVGTILVVLGVTLAATP
- a CDS encoding DnaJ domain-containing protein: MPEVDYYEVLGVRRDATASDVKTAYRRLAKTMHPDGGGTVGTFRLLREAYDVLSDPVSRARYDSGGATVVPVPVRPRPRRRFGDEPGFVPDLPDLDAEDLSWWHFAGEDTRMRHGRRRGPGHTPVVAAVAGMVLVLLPLVTGVGFSPPVLVVWLLLTAGTALLVQRLARGYLRARRAREAYAEEFGGRTVFGAPGTERDELAERLTAELLEAYLTRLPGARIFHGLAWPGSVFADVDHAVLCGKRLVLIESKLWLPGHYETAEDGRLLRNGRPFRGGGSRLAESLAAYRDLLPGVALRGAMIVYPSRSGDLTTADPGDWAAAPMTPEEFLHEIGEWLAADPSTVDHQALRAVRDQVVGGGGRAA